The genomic window GTAAAAAAATTTTTGATTTTATTGTATAATTTTGTAAAAAATTATATTTTATACTCATTATTATTTAATACCTATATTATTAAAAATCTTTTATGAAATTAAAAAAATTAATTTTTTTAAATCAATCCAAAAATATTTTTCTGCATAATTATTTATTATAAAACTTTTAATATTTATTTCAATTTCTAATAATAATTTAAATATTAAATATAATTTTTGATTATTTATTCTCTTTAATATTTTTTTATAAAAATATTCTTTTGATAAAGATATTAGAAATTTTTTAAAAATTATATTTAAAGGATATTTTTTTAAATTTCTATATATTTTAAAAATTAAAAAAAAAGTTTTTTGTAATTTATTAAAAATTAAAAAAATATTTTGTTTATTATTTTTCATTTGTTTAATAATTTCAAAACTATTTTTTATATTACCTAATAAAATAGAAGTAATTAAATTATTATTTTTTATATAAAAAATATTATCTAGATAATTTTGATTATTATTATTTATATAAATATTTTCTATAATTTGATTTAATAACATTAAATTTTTTGAATATAAATTTTTTAATAAATTACAATTTTTTTCATTTATAAATAAATTTAATTTTTTAAAACGATAATAAATCCAATTAATTAATTTTTTATCATTTAATTTATTATATTTATGAAATATTAAATATTTATTATTTATAAAATTTTTTATAATTTTTTCTATATATAAATTTATATAATCATGAATTTCTAAAATTAGAATATTATTAATATCTATATATTTAATTACATTAATAATATTATTTTTAAATTTAAAGAAAATTTTTTTATTTAAGAACATTAAATGTATTATTTGTTTTTTACAAAAAAAATCAATTATAATAAATTTAGAAAAAATATCATTCCAAACAGTATTATCGTCAATAATTATTATTTGATTTTTAAGATAACCTAATTTTAATAATTTTTTAAATAATAAATTTATATTTTTTTTAATAAAAAAAATTTCATCACCGCCTATAATATAACAAAAATATTTTTTGTTATAAATATTTTTATCAAAATTATCTAACAATATTTTATTCATTTTTATTAAAAATTACTTATTTTATAGATATTTAAATTTATAAACATAATTAATATTATTTTTTTTTTGTTACTATATTAAATATTTTTTGTGGTATATATATTATTTTTATTATTTTAACATTTATTAAAAGTTTAGATATTTTATTATGTGATAATATATATTCTTTAATATAATTCTGTTTATCTTTATATTTATTTAGTATAGATAGAATATATTTTTTTTTTCCGTCTATTTGAATTACAATTTTAAATTTATTATTTATTTTATTAGTATCAATGTTTGTAATTAAAGGCCATAACTCATAATCTATATTATTTTTATTTCCCATATATTTCCATAATACAAAACAAATATGTGGGGTAAAAGGATAAAGCATTTTTAATATAGATAATATTCCATTAAAAATAATGGTATAATCAATATCATTAAATATTTTATATTTTTTAACTTTATTAAATAAAATCATTATTGATGATATTGCTGTATTAAAAGATTGATTTTGTTCAAAATTATTTGTTATTTTAGTAATAGTTTTATTTATATAATTTTGTATTATTAATTGTTTTTTATTATAAGAAAAAAATAATTTATTTTTTTTAAGTTTTTGATAATTATCAGATAATTTTTTATATTTATAAATAAATTTCCATATTTTTTTTAAAAATCTATACATTCCTTTAATTCCTTTTTCTTGCCATTCTAAATCTATTGTTGGTGGAGCCGCAAACATAATAAAAAGACGTAAAGAATCTGCTCCATATTTTTCAATAATATTTTGAGGATCAATACCATTATTTTTAGACTTAGACATTTTAATCATACCATTATTAATTAATTTTCTTCCTTTATTATCAATAAAAATATTATTTTTTTTATCAAAAAAAACATTTTTTTCTTTAATCCAATGATACTTTTTTTTTTTATCTATATAATAATAAGAGTTTGCTAATACCATTCCTTGACATAATAAATTTTTAACTGGTTCATTAGTATTTAATAATCCTACATCTCTCATTAATTTATGAAAAAAACGAAAATATATTAAATGCATGGTAGCATGTTCTATTCCACCAATATATTGGTCTACAGGTAACCAGTATTGAGCATTTTTTTTATTTATCATACTATTTTTTTCATTATTACAAGTATATCTAGCATAATACCACGAAGATTCGATAAAAGTATCCAATGTATCTGTTTCTAATTGTCCTATTATTCCATTATAATTATATTGAAACCAATCTAAATTATTTTTAATTTTTTCACTATAACTATCTTTTATATTTTTATTAAAAAATTTTTCTGGAAAAATAAGAGGTAAATCTTTTTGTTGTAATGGTATACACTGTTTATTTTTTGTGTTAATTATAGGAATTGGGGTTCCCCATATACGTTGTCTTGAAATACTCCAATCTTTTAAATTAAAATATTTTTTATTAGATGCCTGTTTTTTAAAAATTAAATCTTGAATGATGAATTCATTATTATTTTTAATATTATTAGATAAATTTAATATTTTATTTTTTGATATAACTGACATATTATATTCTTGTATAAAATTATAATCTTGTTTATTATGTTGTGGATTACTAATAGTTGCTTTAATTTTACTATAAGAAGATAAATAATTTACAATTATTATTGGTATTTTTTTGTTTAGAACAATATTATATGCAAATAATTCACTATTAATATATTTTATTTTATTAAATTGAAAATTATTTTTGTCTAAATAAGATAAAGATGAATATTTATTAATAAATTTTTTAATTTTTTTATTATTTATAAATTTTTTACATATTGAATGATTATATAAAATTTTAATAAATGAAATATTATTAATAATATAATAATATTTTTTTTTTATAAATACACTGAATGTATAATTAATATTATAAATTTTAAAAAAAATTTTTATTCCTTCTATTTTACCAATCCAATTTTTTTGCATATTTTTTATTTTTTTAGGCCAACCATCTAAAAATTTTAAATTATTAAGTAATTCTTCAGCATAATTAGTAATTTTTAAAAACCATTGTTGAACTTTTTTTTTTGTAACAATACTATTACATCTCCAACAACATTTATTAATTACTTGTTCGTTAGCTAAGACAGTTTTATCAATAGGACACCAATTAACTATATCATTTTTTTTATATGCTAATCCTAATTTATATAATTTTAAAAAAAACCATTGTTCCCAACGATAATAATTAGGATCACATGTTCTAATTTCTCTATCCCAATTAAAACTAAATCCCAATAATTGTAATTGTTTTTTCATATATAAAATATTATTCTTAGTCCATATATTAGGAGATATATTATGATTATGAGCGGCTATTTCAGCTGGCAATCCAAAAGCATCCCATCCAATTGGATGTAAAACATTTTTTCCTAACATTCTCTGATATCTTGCAATAACATCTCCTATAGTATAATTACGTACATGACCCATATGTAATTTTCCTGAAGGATATGGTAACATTGAAAGACAGTAAAATTTTTGTTTATTATAATTTTCAATGACTTTAAAAGTTTTTTCAACTTCCCATTTTTTTTGTACATAAAATTCTATTTCTTTAGGAGAATATTCTTTTTTCATACAAAAATAATTCCTGAATATATTATTTAATATTTTATTAAATTAAAATAATTAATTATTTTACAAAAATTTTTTATTAATTATTATCTAATATAAATTTTACTTAAAAATATGGATTATTATATCCAATTAATTTAAGTATTTTTATTTCTTTTAATTGCATTATACAAGTTTCTTTAATACTTTCATGATTATATGTTAATAAATGTAAACATGCATGTACAATAATATGTGCCCAATGAAATTTTAATGATTTTTTTTGTAAAAAAGATTCATATTCAATAATTTCTTTACATAAAATAATATCACCTAATAATGTTTTTTTTAAAAAATTTTTTTCTAATAAAAAAGATAAAACATTAGTTGGTTTAGAAATATTTAAATATTTTTTATTTAGTTTTAAAATAAATTCTTTTTCTACAATAGAAATATTTAATTCAATTTTTTGAATATTTTTTTTTGAAAAAATTTTATATAACCAATAAAAAATATCATTTTTTAAAGGTAAATTACTACTATTTTTACAAAAATTGTAATAATTTAGAACTATATTTAATTTCATAAAAACCTAAAATAAAAATTAATCTTTATATAAAGATATAAATTTTCCATATAAAGAATATATATAAGAATCAATAATTTTTACATTAATAAATTTACCAATATAATTTTTATCACTTATAAAAAAAACTATTCTATTATTTTCTGTTTTTCCAAAATATTTATTATTTTGAGTTGATATACCTTCTACTAAAATAGTTTGTATTGTGTTTAACATTTTTGTACTAAATTTTTTAGTTTGTTGTTTTATATAATGTTGTAATAAATATAATCTTCGTTTCTTTTCTAAAATATTTATATTATCTTTTATTTTACTAGCAGGAGTTTTTGGTCTAGGAGAATAAATAAAACTAAAACCCATATCTAAATCTAGATCTAAAATTAAAGAAAGAGTATTTTCAAAATCTTTTTTCGTTTCTCCTGGAAATCCAACTATAAAATCAGAACTAATTTGAATATTAGGTCTAACAATTCTAAGTTTATTTATTATTTGAATATATTCAGAAATATTATATCTTCTTTTCATTAAAGATAAAATCTTATCAGAACCACTTTGTACTGGTAAATGTAAAAAATTTACTAATTTAGGAATTTTCTTATATACATTAATTAAATCATCAGAAAAGTCTTTTGGATGACTTGTAGTAAATCTAATTCTTTTTATATTATCTATTTGAGAAATTAATAGTAATAGTTTTGTAAAAGTATAAGATTTTTTATTTTTATTATCAAAATAATTATAAGAATTAACATTTTGTCCTAATAAATGTATTTCTTTAACTCCTTGAATAGATAAATTTTTAATTTCTAAAAGTATATCTTGATAAGGTCTACTAATTTCTTTTCCTCTAGTATGAGGTACTATACAATAAGTACAATATTTATTACAACCTTCTATAATTGAAATAAAAGAACTTACATTTTTTGTTTTTGTTACAGGAAAAAATTGGAATTTTTCAATTTTCGGAAAGCTAATATCAATTAAATATTTTTTAAACTTACGTATTTTATACACCATTTGAGGTAATCTATGAATAGTTTGTGGACCAAAAATAATATCTACGTAATTTGCTCTATTTAATATTTTTTTACCTTCTTGTGTGGCAACACATCCTCCTACTCCAATAATAATAGATGGATTATTTTTTTTTAAATTTTTCCATCTTCCTAATTGATGAAATAATTTTTCTTGGGCTTTTTCTCTAATAGAACAAGTATTTAATATTAAAATATTTGCATTTTTTATAGATTTAGTAATTTTACAATTTAATCTATTTTCCATAAGATCAGCTATCTTAGAAGAATCATATTCATTCATTTGACAGCCCCAAGTTTTAATATATAATTTATCATTTGACATAATTAAATAATTAATAATTTATTTTTTATAAAATTTTATAAAAAAATAACACTGGGGTACCTGGATTTGAACCAGGGATGCCGGTATCAAAAACCGGTGCCTTAACCACTTGGCTATACCCCATTTATATTATTAAACTTTGCGGAAGACGAGATTTGAACTCGTATTATAAATAAAATAACCAGAACCTAAATCTGGTGCGTCTACCAAATTCCGCCACTCCCGCAAATTATTTTTTTATTTTAGCTACGATGGGATTTGAACCCATGACCTCAGCGTTATGAGTGCTGTGCTCTAACCAAGACTGAGCTACGTAGCTAATAATTATTTTATATTATGTAAATAATAAAGTATAACGTCAACTAATTTATTTATTTAATTTTATATTTAAATTAAATTTGTGAAAAGAGTAAAAAAATATGTATAAATATAATAATTTTTACAAAAAAAATTTTATTTTTAAAATAATTGAACATGATATAAAAAATAAAAAATATAATTTAATATGTACTAGATTTCCTCCAGAACCTAATGGTTATTTACATATAGGACATATAAAATCTATTTGTTTAAATTTTTCAATTGCCAAATTTTATAGAGGAAAATGTTTTTTAAGAATTGATGATACTAATCCTTCTACAGAAAATATAAAATATATTAAATCTATAAAAAAAGATTTAATATGGTTAGGATTTAAGTGGGATCAAAACATAAAATATACATCTAGTTATTTTAATATAATGTATAAATATGCTATTGATTTAATTAATAAAAATTTAGCTTATATTGATGAATTAAGTATAGAAAATATTCGAAATTATAGAGGTACATTATTAATACCTGGTATAAATAGTCCATATAGAGATCGACCAATAAAAGAAAATTTAAAATTATTTGAAAAAATGCGTTTAGGAAAATTTCCTGAGGGTAGTTTATCTTTGCGTGCAAAAATAGATATGAAATCAAAAATAATTATAATGAGAGATCCTGTATTATATAGAATTAAATTTCAAAAACATCATCAAACTAATAAAAAATGGTGTATATATCCAACTTACGATTTTAGTCATTGTATATCTGATGCAATTGAAGGAATCACACATTCTTTATGTACATTAGAATTTCAAGATAATAGAATATTATATAATTGGATTCTTGATCATATTAGTATAAAAAATCATCCTAAACAATATGAATTTTCAAAATTAAATATAGAATATGGAATAACTTCAAAAAGAAATATTAATATTTTAATAAAAAACAAAATAGTTAATGGATGGGATGATCCTCGTTTATTAACTATTTCTGGATTACGAAGAAAAGGATATACAGCTTTATCTTTAAAAAATTTTTGTTATCGAATAGGAGTAACTAAGCAAAATAATACTATAGAAATGTCTTTTTTAGAATCTTGTATAAAATTAGAATTAAATAAATTAGCTCCTAGAGCAATGGCAATACTAAGACCTTTAAAAATTATTATTGATAATTTTCCTTTAGAAAAAAAAATAAAATTAATAGTTCCTAATCACCCTAAAAATAAGGAAATGGGATATAAAAATATTTATTTTACTAAAGAAATATATATAGATATTTTAGATTTTTCTGAATTTAAAAAAAAAGATTTTAAAAGACTTATTTTAGGAGGAAAAGTAAGATTAAGATATGCTTTTGTAATTAAAGCAAAAAAAATTATAAAAGATAAAAATAATAATATTCTTTGTATACATTGTATATATTATAATAATACATTAGGAATTAAAATAAATACAAAAGAAAATAAAATAAAAGGTATTATTCATTGGATATCTTGTTTATATACCCAACCTGCTAAATTTTATTTATATAATAATTTATTTTTAAAAAAAAATATTAATAATAATGATAATATTTTAGAATTTTTAAATCCAAAATCATTATTAATATATAATGGATTTATACAAAAAAATTTATTAAAAAATAATAAAAATAAACATTTTCAATTTGAAAGAGAAGGATATTTTTATTTTGATAAAAAATATTCAAATAAAAATAAAATAATTTTTAATAGGATTTTATCATTAAAAAAAAAAAGTAAATAAATACATAAAATCAATTATATTAAATATAATTGATTTTATAAATATTAAATTTTTAATTCTTTAGATATTTGTTGAGTCCAAGTTTTAATACGTAAATTAGTTAATTTTGGCTGTCTATCTTCATCAATAGTTAATCCTAAAAAATATTTTTTATTTTTTAAACTTTTAGTATCATGAAAATAATATCCTTTAGTTGGCCAATATCCTATTATTTGAGCCTTATTAGTTTTAACAATATCATAAATTACTTTTATAGCATTACAAAAATATTCTCCATAATCTTCTTGATCACCACAACCAAATAAACCTAAATATTTATTTTTAAAATTTATTTTTTGTAAAATAGGTAAAAAATTTTCCCAATCACATTGTACCTCTCCATAGTACCATGTTGGAACTCCAAATAAGAGGATATTATATTTTTCAATATCTTTTTTTTCAACTTCAGAAATATTAAAAACTGAAGAAATTTTTTTACTTAAAATTTTTTGTATTTTAAAAGCAACATTTTCAGTATTACCTGTATCACTACCAAAAAAGATACCAATTTTTGACATTATTATTTTTTCTCTAAAAATATTGTTTATAACATATTTTTAATATTACATTAAATACTAATTTTGTATTTTCAATATGTAATAAATGACCAACATTTTTAACATTATATATTTTAGCATTAGGAAATTGAGAAAAAATATTTTTATAATAATTTTTATTTATATAATTTGATTTTTCTCCTTTTAGGAAAAAAATATTTCCAGACCATTTAGAAATTAAATTCCAATCTAAAATTTTTTGATATTCATTTTTTAATATTGGTAAATTAAATTCCCATTTACCATTTATAAATGTTTTTAATAATGTATTTATTATATATTTATTCTTAATATATAATTTCATTATATAAAATGCATTTTTTCTTGTTAAAATTTTTTCTTGAGAAATTTTTTCTAATACAAAAAATATATTTTTATTAAAAAATTGATATTTTACAGGAGCAATATCTAAAATAATAATAGTTTTAATATTATCTAATAAGTTAAATTGAGTAATATTCATAGCTATTTTACCACCCATAGAATGGCCAATAAAAATAATATTTTTTTTTATATTTAAAAAACATAATGTATCTAATACATCTTTAGATAAAGAAATATAATTCATTTTTTTATTTTGTGGTGATAAACCATGATTTCTAATATCTAATAATATAATTTTATATTTTAAATATTTATTTAAAAATATCCCCATTGAATATAAACTTTTTTTATTTCCAAATAATCCATGTAATATAATAATTGTATATTTTTCTTTAATAAAAGAACTATTATTTGGAATAATTAAATAACTAAGAATCATACAAAATAAATTTGTTAAAAAAAAATATTTTATCATATAAAATAAAAAAGTGAATTTTTTAATATAATTTAAAATCATGATATAATCAAATTTAAATAATATATTTTATTTAAAATATTTTAAAATTTTAATTATTAAATATTAATTAACAACATTATATGAAAAATATTAATCCTACAAAAACTATTTCCTGGAAATATTTAGAAAATCATTTACAAGAAATGAAAAAAACGACTATTAATGATTTATTTAAAATAGATAAAAATAGATTTGAAAATTTTTCAATTAATTTTGAAAACAAAATTCTGTTTGATTATTCAAAAAATTTTATTAATAAAACAACTATACATTATTTAATAAATTTAGCTAAAGAAACTAAATGTATTGATGCTATTAATTCAATGTTTTATGGTAAAAAAATTAATATTACAGAACAAAAATCTGTATTACATACAGCATTAAGATATAATCATAATTATTTTTTAAAAAATAAAAAAATTTATAATAATATAGATAAAATTTTAAAAAAAATTGAAAATATTTCTAATAATATTATTTCAGGAACATGGAAAGGTTATACAAATAAAAAAATTAAAAATATAATAAATATAGGAATAGGAGGTTCTCATTTAGGACCTTTAATGGTTACAGAATCATTACAAGAATATAAAAATAAATTAAATTTATTTTTTTTATCAAATATTGATTCAAATAAATTAATAAAGATTATTAATAAAATAAAACCAGAAGAAAGTTTATTTATTATTGCATCAAAAACTTTTAGTACACAAGAAACAATGACTAATGCTTTAAGTATAAAGAAATGGTTTATAAAAAATATAAATATAAATTTAAATAAAGATATTTTTTCAAAACATTTTATTGCAGTTACAAATAATATTAATTCTGCAATAGATTTTGGTATAAATAAAAACAATATTTTACCATTATTATCTGAAATAGGAGGACGATTTTCTTTATGGTCTTCCATTGGATTAAGCATATCTTTATCTATTGGATTTAATAATTTTAAAAAATTATTACAAGGAGCAAATAAAATGGATTATCATTTTTTTTCTACTCCTATAAATAGGAATATTCCTATTATTATGGCTTTAATTAGTATCTGGTACAATAATTTTTGGAATACAGAAACAGAAGCAATAATCCCCTATTGCGATAATATGCGTTTTTTACCATCATATTTACAACAATTAAATATGGAATCTAATGGTAAATCTATAGATAGAAATGGTAATAAAATAAAATACCAGACTAGCCCGATTATATGGGGAGATGTAGGTACTAACGGACAACATTCTTTTTTTCAAATGTTACATCAAGGAACTAAATTGATACCATGTGATTTTATAGCTTCCGCTATATCTAATAGTAAAAAATATACAAATCATCATATAAAACTTATTGCAAATTATATTGCACAAACGAAAGCATTAGCATTTGGTAATATAAATAGTTTTTCTTGTAAGAAAAATTTATATCAATGTTGTTTTGGAAATAAGCCAAGTAATTCTATTTTTTTAAAAAAAATAACTCCTTATAATTTAGGATTATTAATTTCATATTATGAACATAAAATTTTTATACAAGGAGTAATTTTAAATATATTTTCTTTTGACCAATGGGGAGTAGAATTAGGAAAAGAAATAGCTAATTATTTATATAAAGATCTAAATAAAAATAGTCAAAATATAAATCAATATGATTACTCATCTCAAGGATTAATTAATTTTTATAAACATTTTCATTAAAATTAATTTTTTATAATATATAAAATATTTTTATATTAAAAGATTTAATTAATTATAACTATTTTTTTTGTAATTTTAAATATGAATTTTTGTAAGATCTTTGATATTTAAACATTAATTCAAAGTTAATATTTTTATTTAAAATTCTCATATTTTTAGAATATTTTGTAATAATTTTTTTTATGGTAGGAGATAATTCAATAGTAGAGTAATTAGTAAATAATTTTATATTTCCTATAGTATTACTATTTATTTTTAATTCATTAATAATAGCTCCCACAATATGACGTACTTCTACTTTATCATTCTTACCTATATTAATACGATATATATCCATATATTTTTTTATTTTTTTAATATATTTATTTTTATGGAAATTTGATTTTTTATTAAATATTTTTTTTTTAACAGGATCAGGAGATAAAATTAAAGGTCTTTTATTTTGAGATAATTTTAATAAAATTATTATTAATTTTTCTTTATTAATATTATTTTTAATAATTATTGTTGATATAATATTTTTATATTTAATTAAATCTGTATCCTTTATTAAGGATAATTCTTTTTGTATTTTTTTAATTAAATTTTCTAATCTTTTTTCACATAAAATCTTATAATTAGGTAATGATATTTCCTGAATATTACATTTGAGTCTACGTTCAATATTTTTCAGTAATCTTTTTTCTCGATATTCAATAAATGTTAAAGATTTACCTTGTCTTCCTGCTCTTCCTGTTCTTCCAATACGATGGATATATGATTCTATATCCATAGGTAAATCATAATTTATAACTAAATTTATTCTATTAACATCTAATCCTCTTGCTGCAATATCAGTAGCAATTAAAATATCTAATTTTCCATTTCTAAATTTTTCTAATGTTTTTTCTCTATTATTTTGATTCATATCTCCATTTAATGCTGCACTATTATAATTATATTTTTTTAATATATCAGATATTTCTATAGTTGAAGTTTTAGTTTTCACAAAAATTAAAACAGCATCAAAATTTTCAGTTTCTAAAAATCTCATTAAAGCATTTATTTTTTTACTATGTATTAACCAATAATTTTGATTAATATCTGGAATTGTTTTAACATCTGTTTTAATAAATACTTCATATGGATTAACCATAAATTTTCTAGTTATATTTTTAATTCTTTTTGGCATAGTTGCAGAAAATAATAAAGTTTGATATTTTTTAGGTATTGTAGATAAAATCTTTTCTACATCTTCAATAAATCCCATTCTTAACATTTCATCTGCTTCATCTATTACTAAACTAGCTAATTTAGATAAATTAACAGTTTTTCTCTGAATATGATCTAGTAAACGTCCTGGGGTAGCTATAATAATTTGAACTCCTAAGTGTAAACGTTTAAATTGTATATTATAAGATTGTCCTCCGTATAATGCTAAAATACTAATTTCCTTTATATATTTTGCAAATATTGAAGTAGCTTTAGTTACCTGAATTGCTAATTCTCTAGTCGGTGTTAAAACTAAAATTTGAGTTTTTTTTATAGATAAATTTAGATTATTTAATAATGGTAACATAAATGCAGCAGTTTTACCACTACCTGTTTGTGCAATACCTAATACATCTTTCCCAGATAATAAATATGGAATACATTTTTTTTGTATAGGGGATGGGTTTATATATCCTATATCATTCAATGCTTTTAAAAGTAATTTATTTAAACCAAATTTAGTGAAAGTAATATTTATCATATAATATATATGCCTATTTAAAATTTAAAATATAATTATTAAAAAAATTTAATATAATTAATAATCTAATAATTATTAGATGGGATTATAAAATTAAATTGTAATTATGTTTTAATATAAACATAATTACAAATAATAAAAATTATTTAATATAAATAATAATTTTACAATTAATTTTTATAAATTACTATATTAGTAAATATACATATTTTTAAAAATATTATTTATTAAAATAATTTATATAATTATTTGTAAATAATTTTTTATAAAAAAATTTTTAAAAAATTAATTTTTTTTAATAACAGCTTTTATACTTAATCTTATTCTTCCTTGTTTATCAATTTCCATCACTTTAACAAGTACCTTTTGTAATAATTGTAAATAATCACTTACTTTATTTACATGTTTATGCGTAATTTGAGAAATATGTACTAATCCTTCTTTACCATTTCCTATCGAAATAAAAGCACCAAAATCAACAATACGTACAACTTTACCATTATATATTTGTCCCACAATAATATCTGCAGTAATTTCTTCTATACGTCTAATTGCAAATCTAATTTTTTCATTATTTTTAGCTGCAATTTTTACAATTCCATTATCTTCTATTTCGATAATTGTATCAGTTTCTTCTGTTAAAGCTCTAATAACAGATCCTCCTTTACCTATCATATCTTTAATTTTTTCTGGATTAATTTTTATTGTATGAATTCTTGGAGCAAATTCTGAAATATTTCTTCTAGGAAAAGAAATAGCTTGTTTCATTACTTT from Enterobacteriaceae endosymbiont of Donacia simplex includes these protein-coding regions:
- the fldA gene encoding flavodoxin FldA, producing MSKIGIFFGSDTGNTENVAFKIQKILSKKISSVFNISEVEKKDIEKYNILLFGVPTWYYGEVQCDWENFLPILQKINFKNKYLGLFGCGDQEDYGEYFCNAIKVIYDIVKTNKAQIIGYWPTKGYYFHDTKSLKNKKYFLGLTIDEDRQPKLTNLRIKTWTQQISKELKI
- a CDS encoding alpha/beta fold hydrolase — protein: MIKYFFLTNLFCMILSYLIIPNNSSFIKEKYTIIILHGLFGNKKSLYSMGIFLNKYLKYKIILLDIRNHGLSPQNKKMNYISLSKDVLDTLCFLNIKKNIIFIGHSMGGKIAMNITQFNLLDNIKTIIILDIAPVKYQFFNKNIFFVLEKISQEKILTRKNAFYIMKLYIKNKYIINTLLKTFINGKWEFNLPILKNEYQKILDWNLISKWSGNIFFLKGEKSNYINKNYYKNIFSQFPNAKIYNVKNVGHLLHIENTKLVFNVILKICYKQYF
- the pgi gene encoding glucose-6-phosphate isomerase; this encodes MKNINPTKTISWKYLENHLQEMKKTTINDLFKIDKNRFENFSINFENKILFDYSKNFINKTTIHYLINLAKETKCIDAINSMFYGKKINITEQKSVLHTALRYNHNYFLKNKKIYNNIDKILKKIENISNNIISGTWKGYTNKKIKNIINIGIGGSHLGPLMVTESLQEYKNKLNLFFLSNIDSNKLIKIINKIKPEESLFIIASKTFSTQETMTNALSIKKWFIKNININLNKDIFSKHFIAVTNNINSAIDFGINKNNILPLLSEIGGRFSLWSSIGLSISLSIGFNNFKKLLQGANKMDYHFFSTPINRNIPIIMALISIWYNNFWNTETEAIIPYCDNMRFLPSYLQQLNMESNGKSIDRNGNKIKYQTSPIIWGDVGTNGQHSFFQMLHQGTKLIPCDFIASAISNSKKYTNHHIKLIANYIAQTKALAFGNINSFSCKKNLYQCCFGNKPSNSIFLKKITPYNLGLLISYYEHKIFIQGVILNIFSFDQWGVELGKEIANYLYKDLNKNSQNINQYDYSSQGLINFYKHFH
- a CDS encoding DEAD/DEAH box helicase produces the protein MINITFTKFGLNKLLLKALNDIGYINPSPIQKKCIPYLLSGKDVLGIAQTGSGKTAAFMLPLLNNLNLSIKKTQILVLTPTRELAIQVTKATSIFAKYIKEISILALYGGQSYNIQFKRLHLGVQIIIATPGRLLDHIQRKTVNLSKLASLVIDEADEMLRMGFIEDVEKILSTIPKKYQTLLFSATMPKRIKNITRKFMVNPYEVFIKTDVKTIPDINQNYWLIHSKKINALMRFLETENFDAVLIFVKTKTSTIEISDILKKYNYNSAALNGDMNQNNREKTLEKFRNGKLDILIATDIAARGLDVNRINLVINYDLPMDIESYIHRIGRTGRAGRQGKSLTFIEYREKRLLKNIERRLKCNIQEISLPNYKILCEKRLENLIKKIQKELSLIKDTDLIKYKNIISTIIIKNNINKEKLIIILLKLSQNKRPLILSPDPVKKKIFNKKSNFHKNKYIKKIKKYMDIYRINIGKNDKVEVRHIVGAIINELKINSNTIGNIKLFTNYSTIELSPTIKKIITKYSKNMRILNKNINFELMFKYQRSYKNSYLKLQKK